ATTAAGCGATCAGAAAACGTCCTCCCACAAAGTAAAATACCCCGCCGGTGAACCGACAGGGTATTGCGCAATTTTTACAGACGTTAACTAAATAAGCAGGCAAATATAGCGCCAGACTTAACGACAGACTTAATGCCAAAAAGGCTTATCTGCTTCGTTAAGTGCATCCGCCCTGCTCAGCCCCAGATCTTTCAGTGCTGCAGAATCAAGCTGAGCCAGCTGGCGACGCGTACGCCAGTTATGCAACCACAGCTTTAACCGGCCTTCAATTTGCAAACCTGGCTGCTTATCTGCAGTTTTCTGCAACTTATTCTGTGTAGTCGCCTGAGTAGCACGATTAGCGTTTAAGTTAAGTTTTTCTGGCTTATAGCAT
The DNA window shown above is from Aliamphritea ceti and carries:
- a CDS encoding DUF1127 domain-containing protein gives rise to the protein MTTFNPCYKPEKLNLNANRATQATTQNKLQKTADKQPGLQIEGRLKLWLHNWRTRRQLAQLDSAALKDLGLSRADALNEADKPFWH